CCGGAGGCGTAAACGTGTGGAAGGAGACCTCCGCAATCGCCCATGAGACGAAGGACTGGGGACTTGGCTTTGGGGAGGCGGGACAAAAGCCAACAGGCAACACAAGTGCGGAGGAGCTTTGCAAACAGGACGCCTGGTATGTGGGAAATACACAGGAAAAGGTGCTCTATCTGACGTTTGATGCGGGCTTTGAAAATGGCAATACACCGGCGATTCTCGATGCACTGAAAAAGCATCAGGTGTCTGCCACTTTCTTTGTCGTCGGTAATTATCTGGAAACGAGTCCCGAGCTTGTGAAACGGATGGCACAGGAAGGACATACGGTCGGGAATCATTCCTACCATCATCCGGATATGACGGCGAAGTCAGACGAAGAGTTTGAAAAAGAGATCCGGCTGTTGGAAGAGAAATACAAGGAGATCACCGGGGAGGAACTGACGAAGTTTTATCGTCCGCCGCAGGGAAAATACAGCGATGCGACATTAAAACATGCCAAACAGATGGGGTATCAGACATTCTTCTGGAGTCTGGCCTATGTTGACTGGCTGGAGAAAGACCAGCCGACGAAGGAGGAAGCCTTCGAAAAATTGCTTGGCAGGATTCATCCGGGCGCGATCGTGCTCTTACATAGCACTTCTGCCACCAATGCGCAGATCTTAGATGAGCTGCTGACCAAATGGGAAGAGATGGGGTATGAAGTACGGTCTTTGAGCGAAATTTCATAATTTCATAAACAGAACTTTTTCGGAGAATGAACGAAGCCGGCGCGGAGTAAATGCGCCGGTTTTTTTGTTTCCGGACAGAGAGTTCCTGTTTTTGATGTTCCACCGTCTGATAAAAAGATTGTAAAATAAAAGAAATGTGATAAAATGATATGTGATTCAGTTTATCAACGGTAAGAAACGGACAAGGAGTACAGTATGAAGATCAGAAATTTGGTGGGAGACAGGTTTAAAGAGAGGCCGTCCGACTGTGTGATTGACAGCCATGCGCTGATGGTGCGGGGCGGCTATATGAAATATGTGGCCAACGGTATCTTTTCTCTGTATGCGCCGGGTAAGCGCGTGACGCAGAAGATCGAGAAGATCATACGGGAGGAGATGGACCGGATTGATGGGCAGGAAGTGATGTTCCCCGTGGTGCTTCCCGGAAGTCTCTGGGAAGAGTCGGGACGTTTTACGAGTGTTGGGGATGAGCTTATCCGTCTGAAAGACAGAAACAACAGTTCTCTCGTTCTCGGGATGACGCACGAGGAGGCGGCGGTGCATCTGGCGAGAGAATACGGCAACAGTTATTCGCGTTATCCGTTTATGATCTATCAGATTCAGACAAAGTTCAGGGATGAAGCGCGTCCGCGTGCCGGGCTGCTCCGCGTCCGCGAGTTTGTAATGAAGGATGCATATTCGTTCCATACTTCGCAGGAAGATCTGGAACGCTATTATGAGATCTGCTTTGAGGCTTATAACAGGATATTTGCCCGTGCCGGTATTCCGGAAGTTGTAGCCGTAAAATCGGATTCCGGGATGATGGGCGGCAGAGTGTCCCATGAGTTTATGTTGCTGACGCCGGTGGGGGAGGATAATATTGCCATCTGCGATGACTGTGGCTACAAGGCCAATATGGAGGCCACAGATATGATTATCGAGAATGAGGATGCTTTGGAGCCGGCGGAACTGACAAAAGTTCATACACCGGGTGTGACATCGATCGAGGATGTGATCGGAATGTTACGGCTGCCGGTTGGGAATAGCTGTAAGGCGGTCGTTTATCAGAAAAATATCGACGACAGTTATGTTGTCATCTTTATCCGGGGCGATCTGGAAGTTAATGAGACGAAGATTACCAATTATCTGGGCGAAGGCATTCATCCGGCGAAGATTACCGAAGACTGCGGCCTTCATGCAGGTTACATCGGGCCTTATGGGTTGGAAGCGCAGTGTACGGTTCTCTATGACAAATCTCTGGAAGGGATCAGGAATCTGTGCTGCGGCGCCAACTGTGAGGAATATCATTATACGGGACTTAATATCGGCCGTGACTGTGGTGAGGTGGCATATCATGATTTTGCCAAAGTATATGACGGTGCGATCTGTCCGGTCTGTGGCAAAAAAAGTATTCGCCTGTTCCGTGGGATTGAAGTCGGTAATATTTTCCAGCTGGGAACGAAATATACGGAATCAATGAATATGCAGTATGTGGACAAAGACGGCGCAGCGAATTATCCGATTATGGGCTGCTATGGAATTGGTGTCGGGCGGCTGGCGGCGTCAGTCTGCGAGGCACATCATGATGAAAACGGACCGATCTGGCCGATTTCCATCGCACCGTGGCAGGTTCATCTGTGCTGTATCAGGGTGGACGACGAAGATACGAGAAAGACGGCGGACCAGCTATATGAGCAGCTTCTGGGGCGGAACATTGAGGTGATTTACGACGACCGCGATGTGAGAGCCGGCGTAATGTTCTCCGATGCCGATCTGATCGGGGTACCGGTACGGGTCATTGTCAGTCCGAGGAATCTGAAAGAAGGGATTGTGGAGATTGTTACAAGAGATAAGGCTGTGCAGGAGAAGGTGGCGCTTGATGATGCCGTCTCCTGTGTGGAGAAGCTGATTGCCCGTCTGTATGCGGAGATAGAGGAAAAGGGACAGAATTAAGATGGAAAACAAATCGAAATCGGGCTCTGCCAATGTGGTGACGATCGCGGTGCTTGCTGCGCTTACGGCAGTGCTTGATATGTTCGGTGTTTTCGGACTGCCGGTCGGTATTTTAAGCGTCTCCAGCTTTTATTTTGCGTCTGCATTCTATCTTTTGTTTGTGGAAGTTTTCCGCTGGAGAGGTGCAATCGCCATTTATATTGGCCTGCTGCTGGCCTCTGTCTTTACAACCGGGTTTTCAGTCATGCCTTTATTGCTTGCCTGGGGAAATGTTGTCTGCAATGTTTTTGTTGTCGGATTGATGAGGCGGCTTGGCAATGATTACAAATGTGACAAAGTATGGAAAGCCGCGACGGAAGTGCTCCTGCTGCTGATCGCGCCTGCCATTTCAGGGTTGTGGATATTGGGCGGCTATGTTGTTTTCGGCATCATGCCCGTCTCTGCGCTGCCGGCAGCGTTTTTTGCCTGGTGGTTTGCCGGGTCACTTGTCTATCTGATCATTGGTATTCCGCTGATGAAATTTGTCATGCCCCTGTTCCGGCGCTTTCGCCTGTAGTTTCACAGGCAGCTGGCAGACAGAGCAAGCCAGGATCAGGATATTGGAATCGATAGGATCAGGAAGATAACGGAATGATGCAAAAATCTGTGTCAGGTTACAGAAGATACCGGATCAGGCTGCCGATTGTATTCAAGGCGGTAGTCTGGGCGCTGATCAGCGCCTATGCGCTTATGGACCTTGGTCCGGTCAGATATAAATTTTTTCTTTCTATTGTCATGATTTTGTTTTTAGAGAGCCTGCGAGTGAAGCGGTCAAAGGCTCTCTATGTTTTTCTGGCGTTGTCTACGGTGAGCATCGCCTTTTTTTGGAGCTTTTTTGAAGGTGGGTTTCTGTCCTCGGACTGTCAGATGGCGATTTTCAGAGTATGGCTGCTATTGTTGGCAGGAAATGCGTTTTTATATTCGGTATCGCTGGAAGAAGTGGTGGCTTTTTTGTTTCGTGTCAGATGTCCGGTCAGGATGATTGCCGCCACGGCGATCGTACTGAATGCTTCTGATTACTTTATGGAAGCATTTGCACAGATCCGATATGGATATGAGCTGCGGAATCTGTCGGCTAATATTTTTACGAAATACGGACGTATCTTGCAAACACAGTGTATCGATTTTTTATTCTTACTCGTGGAATGTAAAAAGATATATATGATTCACGAGAAACAGATCGAAAAGGCGCTCTGTTCCATGCGGGACGATCTGACGGAAGGCGGCTGAGCGGTCATTATGTTGGAAGTGATGATTAGAGATGTAATATACGATAGTACGGAGCGGAAGGCGTTGGAGAAGATTGAACTTACTGCTGCGGCCGGGGAGCTTGTGTGTATCTGTGGAAAGAACGGAGCAGGAAAGTCGACGCTGCTGAATTGTATCGCCAGGATCATTCCTCATGTGATCCGCGCGTCAGGGCAATGTTCGGTGACGCTTGACGGGGAGGCTGTGGAGAGCGCTGATCTGGAGTATGTCTCTGAGAGCAGTTGTAATTCTCTGTTTTATTTTGATGTGAAGGCGCAGCTGTGTCATATCAATGACAGGGAGA
The sequence above is a segment of the Lachnospiraceae bacterium JLR.KK008 genome. Coding sequences within it:
- a CDS encoding proline--tRNA ligase, producing the protein MKIRNLVGDRFKERPSDCVIDSHALMVRGGYMKYVANGIFSLYAPGKRVTQKIEKIIREEMDRIDGQEVMFPVVLPGSLWEESGRFTSVGDELIRLKDRNNSSLVLGMTHEEAAVHLAREYGNSYSRYPFMIYQIQTKFRDEARPRAGLLRVREFVMKDAYSFHTSQEDLERYYEICFEAYNRIFARAGIPEVVAVKSDSGMMGGRVSHEFMLLTPVGEDNIAICDDCGYKANMEATDMIIENEDALEPAELTKVHTPGVTSIEDVIGMLRLPVGNSCKAVVYQKNIDDSYVVIFIRGDLEVNETKITNYLGEGIHPAKITEDCGLHAGYIGPYGLEAQCTVLYDKSLEGIRNLCCGANCEEYHYTGLNIGRDCGEVAYHDFAKVYDGAICPVCGKKSIRLFRGIEVGNIFQLGTKYTESMNMQYVDKDGAANYPIMGCYGIGVGRLAASVCEAHHDENGPIWPISIAPWQVHLCCIRVDDEDTRKTADQLYEQLLGRNIEVIYDDRDVRAGVMFSDADLIGVPVRVIVSPRNLKEGIVEIVTRDKAVQEKVALDDAVSCVEKLIARLYAEIEEKGQN
- a CDS encoding polysaccharide deacetylase family protein — protein: MVNEYKVLARIGFLFVMMYMIGAGLAGGVNVWKETSAIAHETKDWGLGFGEAGQKPTGNTSAEELCKQDAWYVGNTQEKVLYLTFDAGFENGNTPAILDALKKHQVSATFFVVGNYLETSPELVKRMAQEGHTVGNHSYHHPDMTAKSDEEFEKEIRLLEEKYKEITGEELTKFYRPPQGKYSDATLKHAKQMGYQTFFWSLAYVDWLEKDQPTKEEAFEKLLGRIHPGAIVLLHSTSATNAQILDELLTKWEEMGYEVRSLSEIS